A single Anaerolineae bacterium DNA region contains:
- a CDS encoding GntR family transcriptional regulator, whose protein sequence is MSLQARSLAERLEAILREHILAGTYAPGSRLPSESELAEEFGVSRATVRTVLARLAAQGLILRRHGEGTYVNARAQGAHAFFGHTWDFVHLIQSNGYEPAIRLMAREIRAATEEEAHALAIPLGEALLSLYRMFYAAQTPVILANNLFPLRLFRVSPDSLDGALHIRDLLRQACGCEIVFAITEIHAVPLPDEAAEPLERRAGEPILALDIAFYGQQSEPLSIGRSFYDDTRLRLNLVQAWR, encoded by the coding sequence ATGTCCTTGCAGGCGCGCTCCTTGGCCGAGCGCCTTGAAGCCATTTTGCGCGAACACATCCTGGCGGGGACTTATGCTCCTGGCAGCCGGCTGCCCTCGGAGAGCGAGTTGGCCGAGGAGTTCGGCGTCAGCCGGGCCACGGTGCGCACCGTGCTGGCCAGGCTGGCTGCCCAGGGGCTGATCCTGCGCCGTCACGGTGAGGGGACTTATGTCAACGCGCGCGCCCAGGGGGCCCATGCTTTCTTTGGGCATACCTGGGATTTCGTGCACCTTATTCAGAGTAACGGCTATGAGCCTGCCATCCGGCTGATGGCCCGAGAGATCCGCGCCGCCACCGAGGAGGAAGCCCATGCCCTGGCCATTCCCCTGGGGGAGGCCTTGCTTTCCCTTTATCGGATGTTCTATGCCGCCCAAACGCCGGTCATTCTGGCGAACAACCTTTTTCCTTTGAGGCTGTTTCGTGTGTCGCCCGATTCTTTGGACGGTGCGTTGCACATCCGCGATTTGCTGCGCCAGGCTTGCGGCTGCGAGATCGTTTTTGCCATCACCGAGATTCATGCCGTGCCCTTGCCTGATGAAGCTGCGGAACCGTTGGAGCGTCGAGCCGGAGAGCCGATTCTGGCCCTGGATATTGCCTTTTATGGGCAACAAAGCGAACCGCTCTCCATTGGCCGCAGTTTTTACGACGACACCCGCTTGCGCCTGAACCTGGTGCAGGCCTGGCGTTGA